From the Panthera leo isolate Ple1 chromosome C1, P.leo_Ple1_pat1.1, whole genome shotgun sequence genome, one window contains:
- the LRRC8B gene encoding volume-regulated anion channel subunit LRRC8B isoform X2, which produces MITLTELKCLADAQSSYHILKPWWDVFWYYITLIMLLVAVLAGALQLTQSRVLCCLPCKVEFDNHCAVPWDLLKASANTSSDPGTPLPLPLRIQNDLHRQQYSYIDAVCYEKQLHWFAKFFPYLVLLHTLIFAACSNFWLHYPSTSSRLEHFVAILHKCFDSPWTTRALSETVAEQSVRPLTLSKSKVLLSSSGCSADVDSSKQSLPYPQPGLESASIESPTSSVLDKKEGEQAKAIFEKVKRFRMHVEQKDIIYRVYLKQIIVKVILFILIITYVPYFLTYITLEIDCSIDVQAFTGYKRYQCVYSLAEIFKVLASFYVILVILYGLTSSYSLWWMLRSSLKQYSFEALREKSNYSDIPDVKNDFAFILHLADQYDPLYSKRFSIFLSEVSENKLKQINLNNEWTVEKLKSKLVKNSQDKVELHLFMLNGLPDNVFELTEIEVLSLELIPEVKLPSTVSQLVNLKELHVYHSSLVVDHPALGFLEENLKILRLKFTEMGKIPRWVFHLKNLKELYLSGCVLPEQLSTMQLEGFQDLKNLRTLYLKSSLSRIPQVITDLLPSLQKLSLDNEGSKLVVLNNLKKMVNLKSLELISCDLERIPHSIFSLNNLHELDLKENNLKTVEEIISFQHLQNLSCLKLWHNNIAYIPAQIGALSNLEQLSLNHNNIENLPLQLFLCTKLHYLDLSYNHLTFIPEEIQYLSNLQYFAVTNNNIEMLPDGLFQCKKLQCLLLGKNSLMSLSPHVGELSNLTHLELIAPKILRIPWPPLKLSNSISNEMFSESLM; this is translated from the exons ATGATTACGCTAACAGAGCTGAAATGTTTAGCAGACGCCCAGTCATCTTATCACATCCTAAAACCATGGTGGGACGTCTTCTGGTATTACATTACCCTGATCATGCTGCTGGTGGCCGTGCTGGCCGGAGCTCTCCAGCTTACACAGAGCAGGGTTCTGTGCTGTCTTCCATGTAAGGTGGAATTTGACAATCACTGTGCCGTGCCTTGGGACCTCCTGAAAGCCAGCGCAAACACATCCTCTGATCCTGGGACGCCGCTCCCGCTTCCCCTGAGAATCCAGAATGACCTCCACCGACAGCAGTACTCCTACATCGATGCTGTCTGTTACGAGAAACAGCTCCATTGGTTCGCCAAGTTTTTCCCTTACCTGGTGCTCTTGCACACACTCATCTTTGCAGCCTGCAGCAACTTTTGGCTTCACTACCCGAGTACCAGTTCCAGGCTCGAGCATTTTGTGGCCATCCTTCACAAGTGCTTCGACTCCCCGTGGACCACGCGTGCCCTGTCCGAAACGGTGGCCGAGCAGTCAGTGAGGCCCCTGACGCTCTCCAAGTCCAAGGTTCTGCTTTCGTCCTCAGGGTGTTCAGCCGACGTCGATTCCAGCAAGCAGTCATTGCCCTACCCACAGCCTGGCTTGGAGTCGGCCAGCATCGAAAGCCCAACTTCTAGCGTCCTGGACAAGAAGGAGGGCGAACAGGCCAAAGCCATCTTTGAAAAAGTGAAAAGGTTCCGCATGCATGTGGAGCAGAAGGACATCATTTATAGAGTGTATCTGAAGCAGATCATAGTGAAAGTCATCTTGTTCATCCTCATCATAACTTATGTTCCATATTTCCTAACCTACATCACTCTGGAAATCGACTGTTCCATTGACGTGCAGGCTTTTACAGGATACAAGCGCTACCAGTGTGTCTACTCCTTGGCAGAAATATTTAAGGTCCTGGCttcattttatgtcattttggTTATACTTTACGGTCTCACCTCCTCTTACAGCTTGTGGTGGATGCTGAGGAGTTCTCTGAAGCAATATTCCTTTGAGGCGTTGAGAGAGAAAAGCAACTACAGCGATATCCCTGACGTCAAGAATGACTTCGCCTTCATCCTCCATCTGGCCGATCAATATGATCCTCTTTATTCTAAACGCTTCTCCATATTCCTCTCGGAGGTCAGTGAGAACAAACTAAAACAGATCAACCTCAATAACGAATGGACGGTTGAGAAACTGAAAAGTAAGCTTGTGAAAAATTCCCAGGACAAGGTAGAACTGCACCTTTTTATGCTAAATGGTCTTCCAGACAACGTCTTTGAGCTGACAGAAATCGAAGTGCTCAGCCTGGAGCTTATCCCGGAGGTCAAGCTGCCCTCCACAGTCTCGCAGCTGGTCAACCTCAAGGAGCTTCATGTGTACCATTCGTCCCTGGTGGTAGACCATCCAGCGCTGGGCTTTCTGGAGGAGAATTTAAAAATCCTCCGCCTGAAATTTACTGAAATGGGGAAGATCCCACGCTGGGTATTTCACCTGAAGAATCTCAAAGAACTTTATCTGTCGGGCTGTGTTCTACCTGAGCAGTTGAGTACCATGCAATTGGAGGGCTTTCAGGACTTAAAAAACCTGAGGACCCTCTACTTGAAGAGCAGCCTCTCCCGGATCCCTCAGGTCATTACAGACCTCCTGCCTTCTCTGCAGAAGTTATCCCTTGATAATGAGGGAAGCAAGCTGGTTGTGTTGAACAACTTGAAAAAGATGGTCAATCTGAAAAGCCTAGAGCTTATCAGCTGTGACCTGGAACGCATCCCACACTCCATTTTCAGTCTGAACAATTTGCATGAGTTAGACCTAAAAGAAAATAACCTTAAAACCGTGGAAGAGATCATTAGCTTTCAGCATCTCCAGAACCTTTCCTGCTTAAAGTTGTGGCACAATAACATTGCTTATATTCCTGCCCAGATTGGGGCACTATCTAATCTAGAGCAGCTCTCTTTGAACCATAATAATATTGAGAATCTGCCCCTACAGCTTTTCCTATGCACCAAACTACATTATTTGGATCTAAGCTATAACCATCTGACCTTCATTCCAGAAGAAATCCAGTATCTGAGTAATTTGCAGTACTTTGCTGTGACCAACAACAAT atTGAGATGCTACCAGATGGGCTGTTTCAGTGCAAAAAGCTGCAGTGTTTACTTTTGGGGAAAAATAGCCTGATGAGTTTGTCCCCTCACGTGGGTGAGCTGTCGAACCTTACTCATCTGGAGCTCATTG CTCCCAAGATCTTGAGAATTCCATGGCCCCCATTGAAGCTCAGTAACTCCATTTCAAATGAGATGTTCTCAGAAAGCCTCATGTAG
- the LRRC8B gene encoding volume-regulated anion channel subunit LRRC8B isoform X4 gives MITLTELKCLADAQSSYHILKPWWDVFWYYITLIMLLVAVLAGALQLTQSRVLCCLPCKVEFDNHCAVPWDLLKASANTSSDPGTPLPLPLRIQNDLHRQQYSYIDAVCYEKQLHWFAKFFPYLVLLHTLIFAACSNFWLHYPSTSSRLEHFVAILHKCFDSPWTTRALSETVAEQSVRPLTLSKSKVLLSSSGCSADVDSSKQSLPYPQPGLESASIESPTSSVLDKKEGEQAKAIFEKVKRFRMHVEQKDIIYRVYLKQIIVKVILFILIITYVPYFLTYITLEIDCSIDVQAFTGYKRYQCVYSLAEIFKVLASFYVILVILYGLTSSYSLWWMLRSSLKQYSFEALREKSNYSDIPDVKNDFAFILHLADQYDPLYSKRFSIFLSEVSENKLKQINLNNEWTVEKLKSKLVKNSQDKVELHLFMLNGLPDNVFELTEIEVLSLELIPEVKLPSTVSQLVNLKELHVYHSSLVVDHPALGFLEENLKILRLKFTEMGKIPRWVFHLKNLKELYLSGCVLPEQLSTMQLEGFQDLKNLRTLYLKSSLSRIPQVITDLLPSLQKLSLDNEGSKLVVLNNLKKMVNLKSLELISCDLERIPHSIFSLNNLHELDLKENNLKTVEEIISFQHLQNLSCLKLWHNNIAYIPAQIGALSNLEQLSLNHNNIENLPLQLFLCTKLHYLDLSYNHLTFIPEEIQYLSNLQYFAVTNNNIEMLPDGLFQCKKLQCLLLGKNSLMSLSPHVGELSNLTHLELIGLDPHHFLLSASLCR, from the exons ATGATTACGCTAACAGAGCTGAAATGTTTAGCAGACGCCCAGTCATCTTATCACATCCTAAAACCATGGTGGGACGTCTTCTGGTATTACATTACCCTGATCATGCTGCTGGTGGCCGTGCTGGCCGGAGCTCTCCAGCTTACACAGAGCAGGGTTCTGTGCTGTCTTCCATGTAAGGTGGAATTTGACAATCACTGTGCCGTGCCTTGGGACCTCCTGAAAGCCAGCGCAAACACATCCTCTGATCCTGGGACGCCGCTCCCGCTTCCCCTGAGAATCCAGAATGACCTCCACCGACAGCAGTACTCCTACATCGATGCTGTCTGTTACGAGAAACAGCTCCATTGGTTCGCCAAGTTTTTCCCTTACCTGGTGCTCTTGCACACACTCATCTTTGCAGCCTGCAGCAACTTTTGGCTTCACTACCCGAGTACCAGTTCCAGGCTCGAGCATTTTGTGGCCATCCTTCACAAGTGCTTCGACTCCCCGTGGACCACGCGTGCCCTGTCCGAAACGGTGGCCGAGCAGTCAGTGAGGCCCCTGACGCTCTCCAAGTCCAAGGTTCTGCTTTCGTCCTCAGGGTGTTCAGCCGACGTCGATTCCAGCAAGCAGTCATTGCCCTACCCACAGCCTGGCTTGGAGTCGGCCAGCATCGAAAGCCCAACTTCTAGCGTCCTGGACAAGAAGGAGGGCGAACAGGCCAAAGCCATCTTTGAAAAAGTGAAAAGGTTCCGCATGCATGTGGAGCAGAAGGACATCATTTATAGAGTGTATCTGAAGCAGATCATAGTGAAAGTCATCTTGTTCATCCTCATCATAACTTATGTTCCATATTTCCTAACCTACATCACTCTGGAAATCGACTGTTCCATTGACGTGCAGGCTTTTACAGGATACAAGCGCTACCAGTGTGTCTACTCCTTGGCAGAAATATTTAAGGTCCTGGCttcattttatgtcattttggTTATACTTTACGGTCTCACCTCCTCTTACAGCTTGTGGTGGATGCTGAGGAGTTCTCTGAAGCAATATTCCTTTGAGGCGTTGAGAGAGAAAAGCAACTACAGCGATATCCCTGACGTCAAGAATGACTTCGCCTTCATCCTCCATCTGGCCGATCAATATGATCCTCTTTATTCTAAACGCTTCTCCATATTCCTCTCGGAGGTCAGTGAGAACAAACTAAAACAGATCAACCTCAATAACGAATGGACGGTTGAGAAACTGAAAAGTAAGCTTGTGAAAAATTCCCAGGACAAGGTAGAACTGCACCTTTTTATGCTAAATGGTCTTCCAGACAACGTCTTTGAGCTGACAGAAATCGAAGTGCTCAGCCTGGAGCTTATCCCGGAGGTCAAGCTGCCCTCCACAGTCTCGCAGCTGGTCAACCTCAAGGAGCTTCATGTGTACCATTCGTCCCTGGTGGTAGACCATCCAGCGCTGGGCTTTCTGGAGGAGAATTTAAAAATCCTCCGCCTGAAATTTACTGAAATGGGGAAGATCCCACGCTGGGTATTTCACCTGAAGAATCTCAAAGAACTTTATCTGTCGGGCTGTGTTCTACCTGAGCAGTTGAGTACCATGCAATTGGAGGGCTTTCAGGACTTAAAAAACCTGAGGACCCTCTACTTGAAGAGCAGCCTCTCCCGGATCCCTCAGGTCATTACAGACCTCCTGCCTTCTCTGCAGAAGTTATCCCTTGATAATGAGGGAAGCAAGCTGGTTGTGTTGAACAACTTGAAAAAGATGGTCAATCTGAAAAGCCTAGAGCTTATCAGCTGTGACCTGGAACGCATCCCACACTCCATTTTCAGTCTGAACAATTTGCATGAGTTAGACCTAAAAGAAAATAACCTTAAAACCGTGGAAGAGATCATTAGCTTTCAGCATCTCCAGAACCTTTCCTGCTTAAAGTTGTGGCACAATAACATTGCTTATATTCCTGCCCAGATTGGGGCACTATCTAATCTAGAGCAGCTCTCTTTGAACCATAATAATATTGAGAATCTGCCCCTACAGCTTTTCCTATGCACCAAACTACATTATTTGGATCTAAGCTATAACCATCTGACCTTCATTCCAGAAGAAATCCAGTATCTGAGTAATTTGCAGTACTTTGCTGTGACCAACAACAAT atTGAGATGCTACCAGATGGGCTGTTTCAGTGCAAAAAGCTGCAGTGTTTACTTTTGGGGAAAAATAGCCTGATGAGTTTGTCCCCTCACGTGGGTGAGCTGTCGAACCTTACTCATCTGGAGCTCATTG GGCTTGACCCACACCATTTTTtactctctgcctccctctgccgcTGA
- the LRRC8B gene encoding volume-regulated anion channel subunit LRRC8B isoform X5: MITLTELKCLADAQSSYHILKPWWDVFWYYITLIMLLVAVLAGALQLTQSRVLCCLPCKVEFDNHCAVPWDLLKASANTSSDPGTPLPLPLRIQNDLHRQQYSYIDAVCYEKQLHWFAKFFPYLVLLHTLIFAACSNFWLHYPSTSSRLEHFVAILHKCFDSPWTTRALSETVAEQSVRPLTLSKSKVLLSSSGCSADVDSSKQSLPYPQPGLESASIESPTSSVLDKKEGEQAKAIFEKVKRFRMHVEQKDIIYRVYLKQIIVKVILFILIITYVPYFLTYITLEIDCSIDVQAFTGYKRYQCVYSLAEIFKVLASFYVILVILYGLTSSYSLWWMLRSSLKQYSFEALREKSNYSDIPDVKNDFAFILHLADQYDPLYSKRFSIFLSEVSENKLKQINLNNEWTVEKLKSKLVKNSQDKVELHLFMLNGLPDNVFELTEIEVLSLELIPEVKLPSTVSQLVNLKELHVYHSSLVVDHPALGFLEENLKILRLKFTEMGKIPRWVFHLKNLKELYLSGCVLPEQLSTMQLEGFQDLKNLRTLYLKSSLSRIPQVITDLLPSLQKLSLDNEGSKLVVLNNLKKMVNLKSLELISCDLERIPHSIFSLNNLHELDLKENNLKTVEEIISFQHLQNLSCLKLWHNNIAYIPAQIGALSNLEQLSLNHNNIENLPLQLFLCTKLHYLDLSYNHLTFIPEEIQYLSNLQYFAVTNNNIEMLPDGLFQCKKLQCLLLGKNSLMSLSPHVGELSNLTHLELIGR, translated from the exons ATGATTACGCTAACAGAGCTGAAATGTTTAGCAGACGCCCAGTCATCTTATCACATCCTAAAACCATGGTGGGACGTCTTCTGGTATTACATTACCCTGATCATGCTGCTGGTGGCCGTGCTGGCCGGAGCTCTCCAGCTTACACAGAGCAGGGTTCTGTGCTGTCTTCCATGTAAGGTGGAATTTGACAATCACTGTGCCGTGCCTTGGGACCTCCTGAAAGCCAGCGCAAACACATCCTCTGATCCTGGGACGCCGCTCCCGCTTCCCCTGAGAATCCAGAATGACCTCCACCGACAGCAGTACTCCTACATCGATGCTGTCTGTTACGAGAAACAGCTCCATTGGTTCGCCAAGTTTTTCCCTTACCTGGTGCTCTTGCACACACTCATCTTTGCAGCCTGCAGCAACTTTTGGCTTCACTACCCGAGTACCAGTTCCAGGCTCGAGCATTTTGTGGCCATCCTTCACAAGTGCTTCGACTCCCCGTGGACCACGCGTGCCCTGTCCGAAACGGTGGCCGAGCAGTCAGTGAGGCCCCTGACGCTCTCCAAGTCCAAGGTTCTGCTTTCGTCCTCAGGGTGTTCAGCCGACGTCGATTCCAGCAAGCAGTCATTGCCCTACCCACAGCCTGGCTTGGAGTCGGCCAGCATCGAAAGCCCAACTTCTAGCGTCCTGGACAAGAAGGAGGGCGAACAGGCCAAAGCCATCTTTGAAAAAGTGAAAAGGTTCCGCATGCATGTGGAGCAGAAGGACATCATTTATAGAGTGTATCTGAAGCAGATCATAGTGAAAGTCATCTTGTTCATCCTCATCATAACTTATGTTCCATATTTCCTAACCTACATCACTCTGGAAATCGACTGTTCCATTGACGTGCAGGCTTTTACAGGATACAAGCGCTACCAGTGTGTCTACTCCTTGGCAGAAATATTTAAGGTCCTGGCttcattttatgtcattttggTTATACTTTACGGTCTCACCTCCTCTTACAGCTTGTGGTGGATGCTGAGGAGTTCTCTGAAGCAATATTCCTTTGAGGCGTTGAGAGAGAAAAGCAACTACAGCGATATCCCTGACGTCAAGAATGACTTCGCCTTCATCCTCCATCTGGCCGATCAATATGATCCTCTTTATTCTAAACGCTTCTCCATATTCCTCTCGGAGGTCAGTGAGAACAAACTAAAACAGATCAACCTCAATAACGAATGGACGGTTGAGAAACTGAAAAGTAAGCTTGTGAAAAATTCCCAGGACAAGGTAGAACTGCACCTTTTTATGCTAAATGGTCTTCCAGACAACGTCTTTGAGCTGACAGAAATCGAAGTGCTCAGCCTGGAGCTTATCCCGGAGGTCAAGCTGCCCTCCACAGTCTCGCAGCTGGTCAACCTCAAGGAGCTTCATGTGTACCATTCGTCCCTGGTGGTAGACCATCCAGCGCTGGGCTTTCTGGAGGAGAATTTAAAAATCCTCCGCCTGAAATTTACTGAAATGGGGAAGATCCCACGCTGGGTATTTCACCTGAAGAATCTCAAAGAACTTTATCTGTCGGGCTGTGTTCTACCTGAGCAGTTGAGTACCATGCAATTGGAGGGCTTTCAGGACTTAAAAAACCTGAGGACCCTCTACTTGAAGAGCAGCCTCTCCCGGATCCCTCAGGTCATTACAGACCTCCTGCCTTCTCTGCAGAAGTTATCCCTTGATAATGAGGGAAGCAAGCTGGTTGTGTTGAACAACTTGAAAAAGATGGTCAATCTGAAAAGCCTAGAGCTTATCAGCTGTGACCTGGAACGCATCCCACACTCCATTTTCAGTCTGAACAATTTGCATGAGTTAGACCTAAAAGAAAATAACCTTAAAACCGTGGAAGAGATCATTAGCTTTCAGCATCTCCAGAACCTTTCCTGCTTAAAGTTGTGGCACAATAACATTGCTTATATTCCTGCCCAGATTGGGGCACTATCTAATCTAGAGCAGCTCTCTTTGAACCATAATAATATTGAGAATCTGCCCCTACAGCTTTTCCTATGCACCAAACTACATTATTTGGATCTAAGCTATAACCATCTGACCTTCATTCCAGAAGAAATCCAGTATCTGAGTAATTTGCAGTACTTTGCTGTGACCAACAACAAT atTGAGATGCTACCAGATGGGCTGTTTCAGTGCAAAAAGCTGCAGTGTTTACTTTTGGGGAAAAATAGCCTGATGAGTTTGTCCCCTCACGTGGGTGAGCTGTCGAACCTTACTCATCTGGAGCTCATTG GAAGATGA
- the LRRC8B gene encoding volume-regulated anion channel subunit LRRC8B isoform X3, with the protein MITLTELKCLADAQSSYHILKPWWDVFWYYITLIMLLVAVLAGALQLTQSRVLCCLPCKVEFDNHCAVPWDLLKASANTSSDPGTPLPLPLRIQNDLHRQQYSYIDAVCYEKQLHWFAKFFPYLVLLHTLIFAACSNFWLHYPSTSSRLEHFVAILHKCFDSPWTTRALSETVAEQSVRPLTLSKSKVLLSSSGCSADVDSSKQSLPYPQPGLESASIESPTSSVLDKKEGEQAKAIFEKVKRFRMHVEQKDIIYRVYLKQIIVKVILFILIITYVPYFLTYITLEIDCSIDVQAFTGYKRYQCVYSLAEIFKVLASFYVILVILYGLTSSYSLWWMLRSSLKQYSFEALREKSNYSDIPDVKNDFAFILHLADQYDPLYSKRFSIFLSEVSENKLKQINLNNEWTVEKLKSKLVKNSQDKVELHLFMLNGLPDNVFELTEIEVLSLELIPEVKLPSTVSQLVNLKELHVYHSSLVVDHPALGFLEENLKILRLKFTEMGKIPRWVFHLKNLKELYLSGCVLPEQLSTMQLEGFQDLKNLRTLYLKSSLSRIPQVITDLLPSLQKLSLDNEGSKLVVLNNLKKMVNLKSLELISCDLERIPHSIFSLNNLHELDLKENNLKTVEEIISFQHLQNLSCLKLWHNNIAYIPAQIGALSNLEQLSLNHNNIENLPLQLFLCTKLHYLDLSYNHLTFIPEEIQYLSNLQYFAVTNNNIEMLPDGLFQCKKLQCLLLGKNSLMSLSPHVGELSNLTHLELIAGLGMMMPVSFGVLMMK; encoded by the exons ATGATTACGCTAACAGAGCTGAAATGTTTAGCAGACGCCCAGTCATCTTATCACATCCTAAAACCATGGTGGGACGTCTTCTGGTATTACATTACCCTGATCATGCTGCTGGTGGCCGTGCTGGCCGGAGCTCTCCAGCTTACACAGAGCAGGGTTCTGTGCTGTCTTCCATGTAAGGTGGAATTTGACAATCACTGTGCCGTGCCTTGGGACCTCCTGAAAGCCAGCGCAAACACATCCTCTGATCCTGGGACGCCGCTCCCGCTTCCCCTGAGAATCCAGAATGACCTCCACCGACAGCAGTACTCCTACATCGATGCTGTCTGTTACGAGAAACAGCTCCATTGGTTCGCCAAGTTTTTCCCTTACCTGGTGCTCTTGCACACACTCATCTTTGCAGCCTGCAGCAACTTTTGGCTTCACTACCCGAGTACCAGTTCCAGGCTCGAGCATTTTGTGGCCATCCTTCACAAGTGCTTCGACTCCCCGTGGACCACGCGTGCCCTGTCCGAAACGGTGGCCGAGCAGTCAGTGAGGCCCCTGACGCTCTCCAAGTCCAAGGTTCTGCTTTCGTCCTCAGGGTGTTCAGCCGACGTCGATTCCAGCAAGCAGTCATTGCCCTACCCACAGCCTGGCTTGGAGTCGGCCAGCATCGAAAGCCCAACTTCTAGCGTCCTGGACAAGAAGGAGGGCGAACAGGCCAAAGCCATCTTTGAAAAAGTGAAAAGGTTCCGCATGCATGTGGAGCAGAAGGACATCATTTATAGAGTGTATCTGAAGCAGATCATAGTGAAAGTCATCTTGTTCATCCTCATCATAACTTATGTTCCATATTTCCTAACCTACATCACTCTGGAAATCGACTGTTCCATTGACGTGCAGGCTTTTACAGGATACAAGCGCTACCAGTGTGTCTACTCCTTGGCAGAAATATTTAAGGTCCTGGCttcattttatgtcattttggTTATACTTTACGGTCTCACCTCCTCTTACAGCTTGTGGTGGATGCTGAGGAGTTCTCTGAAGCAATATTCCTTTGAGGCGTTGAGAGAGAAAAGCAACTACAGCGATATCCCTGACGTCAAGAATGACTTCGCCTTCATCCTCCATCTGGCCGATCAATATGATCCTCTTTATTCTAAACGCTTCTCCATATTCCTCTCGGAGGTCAGTGAGAACAAACTAAAACAGATCAACCTCAATAACGAATGGACGGTTGAGAAACTGAAAAGTAAGCTTGTGAAAAATTCCCAGGACAAGGTAGAACTGCACCTTTTTATGCTAAATGGTCTTCCAGACAACGTCTTTGAGCTGACAGAAATCGAAGTGCTCAGCCTGGAGCTTATCCCGGAGGTCAAGCTGCCCTCCACAGTCTCGCAGCTGGTCAACCTCAAGGAGCTTCATGTGTACCATTCGTCCCTGGTGGTAGACCATCCAGCGCTGGGCTTTCTGGAGGAGAATTTAAAAATCCTCCGCCTGAAATTTACTGAAATGGGGAAGATCCCACGCTGGGTATTTCACCTGAAGAATCTCAAAGAACTTTATCTGTCGGGCTGTGTTCTACCTGAGCAGTTGAGTACCATGCAATTGGAGGGCTTTCAGGACTTAAAAAACCTGAGGACCCTCTACTTGAAGAGCAGCCTCTCCCGGATCCCTCAGGTCATTACAGACCTCCTGCCTTCTCTGCAGAAGTTATCCCTTGATAATGAGGGAAGCAAGCTGGTTGTGTTGAACAACTTGAAAAAGATGGTCAATCTGAAAAGCCTAGAGCTTATCAGCTGTGACCTGGAACGCATCCCACACTCCATTTTCAGTCTGAACAATTTGCATGAGTTAGACCTAAAAGAAAATAACCTTAAAACCGTGGAAGAGATCATTAGCTTTCAGCATCTCCAGAACCTTTCCTGCTTAAAGTTGTGGCACAATAACATTGCTTATATTCCTGCCCAGATTGGGGCACTATCTAATCTAGAGCAGCTCTCTTTGAACCATAATAATATTGAGAATCTGCCCCTACAGCTTTTCCTATGCACCAAACTACATTATTTGGATCTAAGCTATAACCATCTGACCTTCATTCCAGAAGAAATCCAGTATCTGAGTAATTTGCAGTACTTTGCTGTGACCAACAACAAT atTGAGATGCTACCAGATGGGCTGTTTCAGTGCAAAAAGCTGCAGTGTTTACTTTTGGGGAAAAATAGCCTGATGAGTTTGTCCCCTCACGTGGGTGAGCTGTCGAACCTTACTCATCTGGAGCTCATTG CGGGTCTAGGCATGATGATGCCTGTCTCATTTGGGGTGTTAATGATGAAGTAA